The following nucleotide sequence is from Pseudonocardia abyssalis.
CCGGGGGAGACCGGCCGGTGCTGAACGCGGTGGGGCGGATCGAGCTGCGCGGCGGGGCGGCAGGCGCGGGGCGGGTGCTGGCCGCGGCGGAAGGCGACGCGGTCGCCGCGGCCGTGCAGGCCACGCAGGTGTTCGCGCTGTTCACGGGCCTGCACCTGTGCCTGGCCGACGCGGAGTTCGTCGTCACCGCGCCGCCGTCCGACGGTGCGCGGATCGCCGGAACGGTCGATCTGGAGGTGACGGCCGTCGATCTCGTACCCCGGCCCGGGCTGACGGCCCGGGCCACCGTCGACGGTGTCGGGGCGTTCGAGGTGTCCGTGGAGGTCCGGGAACGGCCGGGCACGCCGGCCGGCCCGGGCGCCGGCGGCCGGGGTCCGTGGCTCGGCCGGCTCAGCGCAGCGGGTGAGCGGACGCTGCTCAGCGAGCTGCACATGGCCCACCTCGCCCGCGGCGACCAGGGCCTGGCGATGGGCCCGGAGTTCGCGACCAACACCGGTCGCAAGGCGACCCGGCTACCGACCGGCGGCCTGCTGCTGGTCGACCGGGTCGTCCACGTCGACGGCGAGCGGGGCCGCCTCGACAGCGCCCGCTACGAGACGGAGTACGACTCGCCGGCCGACTCCTGGTACTACGCCGACACGGCGAACGCGTCGATGCCGCACTGCGTCTACATGGAGACCTCCCTGCAGGCCGCCCTGCTGATCGGCTACTACCTGGGCCCGACACTGGCCGCGCCGGACGCCACGGTCAGCCTGCGCAACCTCGGCGGCACCGCCACGGTGCTGCGCGAGGTCGACCTGCGTGACGCGACGATCCGGCAGAGCTCCGAGCTGCTGTCCACCACGCCGCTGCCCGGATCGATGCTGCAGGAGTTCCGGTACTCCCTGGCCGTGGACGGCGAGCCGTTCTACCGGGGCGAGACGATGTTCGGCTACTTCGGCGACGCCGCGCTGGCCAACCAGACCGGCCTCGACAGCGGCCGGACGCTGCCGACGTGGCTCGACGCGCAGGAGGTGCGTCCGCGGACCCGCAGGCTCGACCTCACCGCGCGCCGCGCCGACCCCGCCGCGTCGCGCTGCTCCCGCGGGAAGCTGGCCCTGCTCGACGAGATCGAGGTGGTCGACGGCGGCGGGCGGCACGGCGCGGGGTACCTGCACGCCGTGCGCGCGATCGACCCCGCGGACTGGTTCTTCGCCCGCCACTTCCACCTCGACCCGGTGATCCCCGGCTCGCTCGGGGTGGAGTCGGTGATCCAGGCGATGCAGGAGTGGCTGCTCGACTCCGGGCACGCCGACCACCTGCGGGACCCGCAGTTCGTCGTCCCGGTAGGCGAGCCGTTCGCGTGGAAGTACCGCGGCCAGTTCCTGCCCGTCGACGCGACCTCCACGCTGGAGGTGCACCTGCGTGACGTCGTCGCCACGCCCGGCCGGGTCCGGGTGAGCGCCGACGCCAGCATGTGGAAGCCCGGCCTGCGAATCTACGAGCTCACCGGTGTCGCGGTCGAGCTGCGGGAAGCGGGTGCGCCGTGACCGAGCTCGCGAGGTCACCGTTCGGCGCGGCGCCCGAGCTCGCCGAGGCGGTCGCCCGCGACGCCGCCGCCGTCCGCGCCGCCCTGCTGTGCCTGGACCGGCCGCTGTTCGTGGTGCGCGACGGCGCCGGGATCGGCGTGTGCACCGACGACCGGGCGGCGCGGGCCGCCGGCCAGGTCCTCGCCGCGCTCGCCCCGCTGCGGCCCGACGCGCTCGGGGACGACGGGTTCCGCGCGGCGCACGGCGTCCGCGAGGCCTACATGACCGGGGCCATGGCCAACGGGATCGCCTCGGCCCGCCTGGTGGTGGCGCTGGCCCGCTCGGGGAGGCTGGGGTCCTTCGGCGCCGCGGGCCTGCTGCCCGATCGCATCGACGCCGAGCTGGCCACGATCCGCCGCGACGCGCCCGGGCTGCCGTTCGCGTGCAACCTCATCCACAGCCCCAGCGAGCCCGCGCTGGAACGGGCCACCGTCGAGGCGTGCCTGCGCCACGAGGTGCGCTGCGTCGAGGCGTCGGCGTTCCTCGACCTGACCCCGCAGGTCGTCCGCTATCGGCTGGCCGGGCTCGCCCGCGCCGGCGACGGCGCGGTGCAGGCCCGCAACCGGATCATCGCGAAGGTGTCGCGGGTCGAGGTCGCCGAGCTGTTCCTGCGGCCCGCGCCGGAGCGGATCGTCCGCGCACTGCTGGAGGCGGGGGCCGTCACCGCGGAGCAGGCCGAGCTGGCCCGCGCGGTCCCGATGGCCGACGACATCACCGCAGAGGCCGACTCCGGCGGCCACACCGACCGGCGCTCGCTGGTGGTGCTGGTGCCCGAGCTGCTCGCGCTGCGCGACCGGATCGGGCGCGAGTGGATGCCCGCCCGCCGGGTCCGGATCGGGGCGGCCGGTGGCATCGGCACGCCGGCCGCGGTGGCGGCGGCGTTCGCGCTGGGCGCGGCGTACGTCGTCACCGGGTCGATCAACCAGGCCTCCGTGGAGGCCGACCAGTCCGCGGCCACCAAGGACCTGCTAGCGGGCGCCGGCCCGGCCGACGTCGACATGGCGCCCTCGGCCGACATGTTCGAGATGGGCGTCGAGGTGCAGGTCCTGCGCCGCGGCACACTGTTCGCGGGCCGGGCGAAGAAGCTGTACGAGACCTACCGGGCCCACGACGGCATCGACGCGATCCCGGTGGCCGAGCGGGCCGAGCTCGAGCAACGGGTGTTCCGCCGCCCGCTCGACGAGGTGTGGCAGGACTGCGTGGCGTTCTTCACCGCCCGCGACCCCGCCCAGATCGCCCGCGCGCAGGACAGCCCCAAGCGGCGGATGGCGCTGATCTTCCGCTGGTACCTGGGCCTGTCATCGGGATGGAGCATCGCGGGCGCACCCGACCGCGTCGCCGACTACCAGGTCTGGTGCGGGCCCGCGATGGGCGCCTTCAACTCCTGGGTGAGCGGCACCCACCTTGCCCCGCCCGCGAACCGGTGCGCCGCGGA
It contains:
- a CDS encoding beta-ketoacyl synthase, yielding MTSVLEFVGEPFDAAAWTAAPPPEVAAPPAAPPAASPLPAPQRDGPGPTALTTLWESVAQAHRSALRAQEALQRRMVTARPGVGAAEPPAPPAVRTAPEGAFKPLARTTVTALDTAALARLAAGDVAGVFGSAYDQDGANPALRFAGGDRPVLNAVGRIELRGGAAGAGRVLAAAEGDAVAAAVQATQVFALFTGLHLCLADAEFVVTAPPSDGARIAGTVDLEVTAVDLVPRPGLTARATVDGVGAFEVSVEVRERPGTPAGPGAGGRGPWLGRLSAAGERTLLSELHMAHLARGDQGLAMGPEFATNTGRKATRLPTGGLLLVDRVVHVDGERGRLDSARYETEYDSPADSWYYADTANASMPHCVYMETSLQAALLIGYYLGPTLAAPDATVSLRNLGGTATVLREVDLRDATIRQSSELLSTTPLPGSMLQEFRYSLAVDGEPFYRGETMFGYFGDAALANQTGLDSGRTLPTWLDAQEVRPRTRRLDLTARRADPAASRCSRGKLALLDEIEVVDGGGRHGAGYLHAVRAIDPADWFFARHFHLDPVIPGSLGVESVIQAMQEWLLDSGHADHLRDPQFVVPVGEPFAWKYRGQFLPVDATSTLEVHLRDVVATPGRVRVSADASMWKPGLRIYELTGVAVELREAGAP
- a CDS encoding PfaD family polyunsaturated fatty acid/polyketide biosynthesis protein — encoded protein: MTELARSPFGAAPELAEAVARDAAAVRAALLCLDRPLFVVRDGAGIGVCTDDRAARAAGQVLAALAPLRPDALGDDGFRAAHGVREAYMTGAMANGIASARLVVALARSGRLGSFGAAGLLPDRIDAELATIRRDAPGLPFACNLIHSPSEPALERATVEACLRHEVRCVEASAFLDLTPQVVRYRLAGLARAGDGAVQARNRIIAKVSRVEVAELFLRPAPERIVRALLEAGAVTAEQAELARAVPMADDITAEADSGGHTDRRSLVVLVPELLALRDRIGREWMPARRVRIGAAGGIGTPAAVAAAFALGAAYVVTGSINQASVEADQSAATKDLLAGAGPADVDMAPSADMFEMGVEVQVLRRGTLFAGRAKKLYETYRAHDGIDAIPVAERAELEQRVFRRPLDEVWQDCVAFFTARDPAQIARAQDSPKRRMALIFRWYLGLSSGWSIAGAPDRVADYQVWCGPAMGAFNSWVSGTHLAPPANRCAAELAGHLMRGAAFTARAGQLRLAGVRLPTECTTYLPDPYLEDS